In Sphingomonas sp. LT1P40, the DNA window GCGGTGGCCGTCCCGTCGTCCTGCTGCATGGCTGGCCGCTATCGTCGGACAGCTGGGACCCGCAGGCGATGGCGCTGGCCGAGGCCGGGTTTCACGTCATTGCCTATGACCGGCGCGGCTTTGGTCGCTCGGCACAACCGTGGAACGGCTATGATTACGACACGCTGAGCGACGATCTGGCCGACGTAATGGAGGGCACTGACGCAACTGACGACGTCACGCTCATCGGCTTCTCGATGGGTGGCGGCGAAGTGGCGCGCTATATGTCCCGTCACGGCGGCAAGGGTGTTACCGCCGCTGCACTCATCAGCTCGGTCGTGCCGTACATGCTCAATACCAACGACAATCCCGATGGCGTGCCACAGGAGAAGCTCGAAGAAATCGCCGCCGGGATCAAGGAAGACCGGGCGAAATTCTTCGCTGGCTTCTTCAAGGACTTTTTCGGAGTCGGCATGCTCTCGCACCCGGTGTCGGACGAGACGCTGAACTGGGCATGGCGGCTGGCAATGCAGGCCAGCCTACGCTCGACGCTGGAATGCGCCAAATCGTTCGGCTTTACCGACTTCCGGTCCGACCTGGCCGCGTTCAAGGTGCCGACGCTCGTTCTGCACGGGACTGCGGACGCCACGGTCCCGATCGACGCAACCGGGCGTGCGGCG includes these proteins:
- a CDS encoding alpha/beta fold hydrolase, which codes for MSYVKTRDGTDIYVKDWDGGGRPVVLLHGWPLSSDSWDPQAMALAEAGFHVIAYDRRGFGRSAQPWNGYDYDTLSDDLADVMEGTDATDDVTLIGFSMGGGEVARYMSRHGGKGVTAAALISSVVPYMLNTNDNPDGVPQEKLEEIAAGIKEDRAKFFAGFFKDFFGVGMLSHPVSDETLNWAWRLAMQASLRSTLECAKSFGFTDFRSDLAAFKVPTLVLHGTADATVPIDATGRAAAVGIANAQLVEYDGAPHGLFASESDRLTRDLLIFLGDSTKRLNTPRNESFVAQPGAETLEAR